In the genome of Trichomycterus rosablanca isolate fTriRos1 chromosome 24, fTriRos1.hap1, whole genome shotgun sequence, one region contains:
- the pank4 gene encoding 4'-phosphopantetheine phosphatase codes for MATDGGTDTSHSMDKSIILPPDEIFRNLENAKRFAIDIGGSLTKLAYYSTVQHKVARVRSFDHTAKGSFPEADGDPLYEISVQEEITARLHFIKFENRYIETCLDFIKDHLVNTETKVIKATGGGAYKFKDLIEKKLKLKVDKEDEMSCLIKGCNFVLKNIPHEAFVYAKHADLEFRFQNTHPDIFPYLLVNIGSGVSIVKVESEDKFERIGGSSIGGGTFWGLGALLTKTKRFDELLQLASKGQHSSVDMLVQDIYGGASVSLGLPGHLIASSFGKSATTDKEFSKEDMAKSLLHMISNDIGQLACLYARLHNLTRVYFGGFFIRGHPVTMHTITYSINFFSKGEVQALFLRHEGYLGAIGAFLKGAEEDNPNQYSWGENYAGSSGLMSVSPDLNPMQRARSGTFDMLEMDRLERQLVNLPLLQDASSYIPDTVDLTEDALAREYWLFCFEEALDGVVKRAVASQKDQPEALERAEKFRQKYRDKLQTLRHQPFAYGSLTVRSLLDTREHCLNEFNFPDPYSKIKQKENDMALKYYQKVVNSLEELSWEQKQFALVRGLLAGNVFDWGAKAVSDILETDPEFGFEQAKQQLQERPWLVDTYNQWIERLKGPPHKCALFFVDNSGVDIILGVFPFVRELLIRGTEVVLASNSGPALNDVTNSELQIVTERIAAMDPIIQDALKEDRLTLVQSGSSSPCLDLSRLDKVLATVVRERRTDLVVIEGMGRAIHTNYYAMLSCESLKLAVIKNSWLAERLGGKIFSVVFKYEVPSNIQGQH; via the exons ATGGCGACTGATGGAGGGACTGACACTTCCCACAGCATGGATAAAAGCATAATCCTTCCTCCGGATGAGATTTTTCGGAATCTGGAAAATGCCAAGAGGTTCGCGATAGACATAG GTGGCTCTTTGACAAAGCTGGCCTATTATTCCACTGTACAACACAAAGTTGCGAGAGTGAGATCGTTTGACCATACAGCAAAGGGAAGCTTTCCG GAAGCAGATGGAGACCCGCTGTATGAGATATCCGTACAGGAGGAGATCACGGCTCGGCTTCATTTTATCAAATTTGAGAACAGATACATTGAAACGTGTTTGGATTTTATTAAAGACCACCTGGTTAATACGGAAACCAAAGTTATTAAGGCTACAGGAGGAGGAGCGTACAAGTTCAAAGACCTGATTGAGAAGAAGTTAAAACTCAA AGTGGACAAAGAGGACGAGATGTCGTGTCTTATCAAGGGCTGTAATTttgtgctgaaaaacatcccccaTGAAGCATTTGTTTACGCGAAGCATGCAGACCTAGAATTCCGCTTCCAGAATACACACCCAGATATCTTTCCTTATCTTCTAGTGAACATCGGGTCTGGTGTTTCAATTGTAAAG GTGGAATCAGAAGACAAGTTTGAGCGCATTGGTGGAAGTTCCATAGGTGGTGGTACATTTTGGGGTCTTGGAGCTTTGCTGACAAAAACGAAG AGATTTGATGAGCTTTTGCAGTTGGCTTCCAAAGGGCAACACAGCAGTGTGGACATGCTGGTTCAGGACATCTATGGAGGTGCGTCCGTCTCACTGGGGCTGCCTGGACACCTCATAGCAAGCAGCTTTGGGAAATCAGCCACCACAGacaaag AGTTTTCCAAAGAAGACATGGCCAAGAGCCTGCTGCACATGATCAGCAATGATATCGGCCAGCTGGCCTGCCTCTACGCTCGCCTGCACAATCTAACCAGAGTGTACTTCGGAGGATTCTTCATCCGAGGACATCCAGTCACCATGCACACCATCACCTACAGCATCAATTTCTTCTCCAAG GGAGAAGTACAAGCTTTGTTCCTGAGACATGAAGGTTATCTAGGTGCTATAGGAGCTTTTCTGAAAGGGGCCGAAGAAGACA ATCCTAATCAGTACAGCTGGGGTGAGAATTATGCTGGGAGTTCTGGTCTCATGAGCGtgtcaccagatctgaatccaatGCAACGAGCCCGCAGTGGGACA TTCGACATGCTGGAGATGGACCGCTTGGAGAGGCAGCTGGTGAACTTGCCCTTGTTGCAGGACGCCTCGTCGTACATCCCAGACACGGTAGACCTCACGGAGGATGCTTTAGCCCGAGAGTACTGGCTCTTCTGTTTTGAAGAGGCTCTAGATGGG GTGGTGAAACGAGCCGTGGCCAGTCAGAAAGATCAGCCCGAGGCCCTAGAGAGGGCTGAGAAGTTCAGGCAGAAGTACAGAGACAAGCTGCAGACGCTGCGTCATCAGCCATT TGCTTATGGGTCTCTTACCGTTCGAAGTCTGCTTGACACAAGAGAACATTGTTTAAATGAATTCAACTTTCCCGACCCCTATTCGAAG ATCAAACAGAAAGAAAACGACATGGCCCTAAAGTACTACCAAAAGGTGGTGAACTCTCTAGAAGAGCTGAGCTGGGAACAGAAGCAGTTCGCCCTGGTCCGAGGCCTCCTGGCTGGCAACGTGTTCGACTGGGGAGCCAAAGCTGTCTCTGA CATTCTTGAAACCGATCCTGAATTTGGATTTGAACAGGCCAAGCAGCAGCTGCAAG AGCGTCCATGGCTTGTGGATACCTACAACCAGTGGATCGAAAGGTTAAAG GGCCCCCCTCATAAATGTGCACTGTTTTTCGTAGACAATAGTGGAGTCGACATCATTCTGGGTGTTTTCCCCTTTGTAAGAGAACTTCTAATTCGAGGCACAGAG GTCGTTCTTGCCAGTAACTCAGGTCCCGCACTGAATGATGTGACTAACAGTGAGCTGCAGATTGTCACGGAGAGAATAGCAGCTATGGATCCGATCATCCA GGATGCATTAAAAGAAGACAGACTTACATTAGTTCAGAGTGGATCCAGTTCTCCGTGTTTAGATCTGAG